Proteins encoded together in one Bradyrhizobium sp. CB82 window:
- the scpB gene encoding SMC-Scp complex subunit ScpB, whose amino-acid sequence MALAEVRVEEVEPMDNESQARPEELRLLEALLFASSEPLDTATLAKRMPDGVDVKAALAQLQAEYATRGVNLVRVANKWTFRTAGDLAWLMTRESTETRRLSRAAIEVLAIIAYHQPVTRAEIEEIRGVVTSKGTLDVLLETGWIKPRGRRKTPGRPLTFGTTEDFLSQFTLEHLSDLPGLEELKGTGLLDSRLPTGFSVPTPSDDPALREDEDPLEPGEDLDLALAPAPEPEPETPERGGESSDEG is encoded by the coding sequence ATGGCCTTGGCGGAAGTTCGGGTAGAAGAGGTCGAGCCGATGGACAACGAATCCCAGGCACGTCCCGAAGAATTGCGGCTTCTCGAAGCGCTGCTGTTTGCTTCCAGCGAGCCGCTGGACACCGCGACCCTTGCCAAGCGCATGCCTGATGGCGTCGACGTGAAGGCTGCGCTCGCGCAATTGCAGGCCGAATATGCAACGCGCGGCGTGAACCTCGTGCGCGTTGCCAACAAATGGACCTTCCGCACCGCCGGCGATCTTGCCTGGCTGATGACGCGCGAGAGCACCGAGACCCGTCGCCTGTCGCGTGCGGCGATCGAGGTGCTGGCGATTATCGCCTACCACCAGCCGGTGACCCGCGCCGAGATCGAGGAGATCCGCGGCGTCGTGACCTCAAAGGGCACGCTCGACGTGTTGCTCGAGACCGGCTGGATCAAGCCGCGCGGGCGGCGCAAGACGCCGGGCCGTCCGCTGACTTTCGGAACCACCGAGGATTTCCTGTCGCAGTTCACCCTGGAACATCTCAGCGACTTGCCGGGCCTGGAGGAACTGAAGGGCACGGGTCTTCTGGACTCGCGTCTGCCGACCGGTTTCAGCGTGCCGACGCCGTCGGACGACCCGGCGCTACGTGAGGACGAGGATCCGCTCGAGCCCGGCGAGGATCTGGACCTTGCGCTGGCCCCGGCGCCAGAGCCGGAACCGGAGACGCCGGAACGCGGCGGTGAGAGTAGCGACGAGGGCTGA
- a CDS encoding ScpA family protein, whose product MTAEILSFETGRPAELAEGEPALVVDVEGYEGPLDLLLALARQQKVDLAKISILALADQYLHFIEAARKIRLELAADYLVMAAWLAFLKSRLLLPEPPTAEGPSAEEMATALANRLRRLEAIREAANRLMNRQQLLRDIFPRGEPEQIAEVKHPKYTATLYDLLTAYASQRQSRVLASVHLAKRTVWSLAEARASLERLVGSLTESDDWGRLDDFLIRYVADPSQRATVFASSFAAALELVREGQLELNQKEAFAPLYFRKGRHQPVPAGPAPETPVG is encoded by the coding sequence ATGACCGCAGAAATCCTATCGTTTGAAACCGGGCGGCCCGCCGAGCTCGCCGAGGGCGAACCGGCGCTGGTCGTCGATGTCGAGGGCTATGAGGGGCCGCTCGATCTGCTGCTCGCACTGGCGCGGCAGCAGAAGGTCGATCTCGCAAAAATCTCGATCCTGGCGCTCGCTGATCAATATCTCCACTTCATCGAAGCCGCGCGGAAAATCCGGCTCGAGCTTGCGGCCGACTATCTCGTGATGGCGGCCTGGCTCGCCTTCCTGAAATCACGCCTCCTGCTGCCGGAACCCCCGACGGCGGAAGGTCCAAGCGCGGAGGAGATGGCGACCGCGCTCGCCAATCGCCTGCGCCGGCTCGAGGCCATCCGCGAAGCGGCGAACCGGCTGATGAATAGGCAGCAATTGCTGCGCGACATCTTCCCGCGCGGCGAGCCCGAGCAGATCGCCGAGGTCAAGCATCCGAAATACACCGCAACCCTCTACGACCTGCTCACGGCCTACGCCTCGCAGCGGCAGTCGCGCGTGCTGGCGAGCGTGCATCTCGCCAAGCGCACAGTGTGGTCGCTCGCGGAGGCGCGCGCCTCGCTGGAGCGGCTGGTCGGGAGCCTTACCGAATCGGACGATTGGGGTCGTCTCGACGACTTCCTGATCCGTTACGTCGCCGATCCGTCGCAGCGTGCGACGGTGTTCGCCTCGAGCTTTGCCGCCGCACTCGAACTGGTGCGGGAAGGCCAGCTGGAACTGAACCAGAAAGAGGCGTTCGCGCCGCTCTATTTCCGAAAGGGGCGGCATCAACCGGTACCTGCAGGTCCCGCGCCTGAAACGCCGGTCGGTTAA
- the nagZ gene encoding beta-N-acetylhexosaminidase — protein MSTRAFITGVSGTELTAAERDFIRAERPWGFILFKRNIQTPAQVASLVQELRGVAGAAEAPVLIDQEGGRVQRLGPPHWPVYPSGALFGKLYDIDSALGLRAGRLSARLIAADLADLGITVDCLPLADVPVAGADAVIGNRAYGTEPAKVAAIARAVTDGLEQGGVLPVLKHIPGHGRATADTHFRLPTVDTPKDELERTDFAAFKPLADLPMAMTAHVVFSAFDPTHPATTSATMVQQVIRGVIGFHGLLMSDDVSMNALAGTITERTRSIFAAGCDIVLHCNGNIEEMHEVAGQTPELSGKALERANEALATRKAPQPFDRTAARAELDALIAQANTASA, from the coding sequence ATGAGCACGCGGGCCTTCATTACCGGTGTATCCGGAACGGAATTGACCGCCGCCGAGCGGGATTTTATCCGTGCCGAACGTCCGTGGGGTTTCATCCTCTTCAAGAGGAATATCCAGACACCAGCTCAAGTTGCTTCGCTTGTTCAGGAATTGCGCGGCGTCGCTGGCGCCGCGGAGGCTCCCGTCCTGATCGACCAGGAGGGTGGACGGGTGCAGCGGCTCGGGCCGCCGCATTGGCCGGTCTATCCATCCGGCGCGCTGTTCGGAAAGCTTTACGACATTGATTCGGCGCTCGGACTCAGGGCCGGGCGCCTCAGCGCGCGGTTGATCGCGGCTGATCTGGCCGATCTCGGCATCACCGTGGACTGCCTGCCGCTCGCGGACGTGCCGGTCGCGGGGGCCGACGCCGTGATCGGCAACCGTGCCTATGGAACCGAGCCGGCCAAGGTTGCGGCGATCGCCCGCGCCGTCACGGACGGGCTTGAGCAGGGCGGCGTGCTGCCGGTCCTCAAGCACATCCCCGGCCATGGACGGGCGACGGCAGACACGCATTTTCGGTTGCCGACCGTGGACACGCCAAAGGACGAGCTGGAGCGCACCGATTTTGCCGCGTTCAAGCCATTGGCGGACCTACCGATGGCGATGACTGCACATGTTGTGTTTAGCGCGTTCGACCCCACCCATCCGGCGACGACATCTGCGACAATGGTTCAGCAGGTGATTCGTGGCGTGATCGGGTTCCATGGTTTGTTAATGAGTGATGACGTGTCGATGAACGCATTGGCGGGCACCATTACCGAGCGCACGCGTTCGATTTTTGCAGCCGGCTGCGACATAGTCCTGCATTGCAACGGGAATATCGAGGAGATGCACGAGGTTGCCGGGCAGACGCCCGAATTGTCGGGCAAGGCGCTGGAACGCGCAAACGAGGCGCTGGCCACGCGCAAGGCGCCGCAGCCGTTCGACCGGACGGCGGCGCGCGCTGAACTCGACGCATTGATCGCACAGGCGAACACGGCATCCGCATGA
- a CDS encoding SPOR domain-containing protein, which produces MADRYQNRPYPSDDYDRGDDQNGRAESDPLAELARLIGQTDPFGAQQGRPAARPPAPPAPEPYRPPAQSYAPHSYEDHYEEPPPPPGPPSWMRRANVQPQPAVPERPSYAPAVNPMHPLQRTAAQQPAPEPDYQGPQAYPEHDDPIDPSRYDDALYGQLEAGQQDFQRDPSYPDDPYAYQSDYPEDELEDETPRKKRGGFITVAAILALAVVGTGGAFAYKTYLGSPRSGEPPIIKADNTPTKVVPAPADGTAKVPDRMAAGDGGEKIVPREEAPIDVNAKSGGPRVVFPPLNPNANPPSVASVSPSAVPPPAAAPAPNNGTMPNSEPRRIKTLAVKGDQTDSTPAPAAAAAKSAGAPKAAAAPAAPRNPPTSANASASQPMSLAPQEAPAPVAGQKMAATTPTQFAPASSGAGGGYVVQVSSQQSEESAHASYRVLQSKYGSVLGSRSPVVKRVDLTEKGKGIVYRAYAGPFGSQDEATQVCNNLKSAGLPQCFVQRN; this is translated from the coding sequence ATGGCCGATCGATATCAGAACAGACCGTATCCTTCCGATGACTATGATCGCGGTGACGATCAGAATGGCAGGGCGGAAAGCGATCCCTTGGCCGAACTTGCGCGCCTGATCGGGCAGACCGATCCGTTCGGCGCGCAACAAGGCCGGCCCGCCGCGAGGCCGCCAGCTCCGCCGGCGCCCGAGCCGTACCGTCCGCCTGCGCAAAGCTACGCGCCGCACAGCTACGAAGATCACTACGAGGAGCCGCCACCGCCGCCCGGACCACCGTCCTGGATGCGGCGTGCCAACGTTCAGCCGCAGCCGGCTGTGCCCGAGCGGCCGAGCTACGCGCCTGCGGTGAACCCGATGCATCCTTTGCAGCGTACCGCGGCACAACAGCCAGCGCCCGAACCGGACTATCAGGGGCCGCAGGCCTATCCCGAGCACGACGATCCGATCGATCCGTCGCGCTATGACGACGCGCTTTACGGCCAGCTCGAAGCGGGTCAGCAGGATTTCCAGCGCGATCCGTCCTATCCCGACGATCCTTACGCCTATCAAAGCGACTATCCCGAGGATGAACTCGAGGACGAGACTCCGCGGAAGAAACGCGGCGGGTTCATTACCGTAGCCGCCATCCTGGCGCTGGCCGTGGTCGGAACCGGCGGCGCCTTCGCGTACAAGACCTACCTGGGATCACCCCGCAGCGGCGAACCGCCGATCATCAAGGCGGACAACACGCCGACCAAGGTCGTGCCGGCGCCTGCCGATGGCACCGCCAAGGTACCGGATCGCATGGCCGCAGGTGACGGCGGCGAAAAGATCGTGCCGCGCGAGGAAGCGCCGATCGACGTCAACGCCAAGTCCGGTGGCCCGCGCGTCGTCTTCCCGCCGCTCAATCCGAACGCCAATCCGCCGTCGGTTGCGAGCGTCTCACCGTCGGCCGTGCCGCCACCAGCCGCCGCTCCCGCGCCCAATAACGGTACGATGCCCAACAGCGAGCCGCGCCGGATCAAGACGCTTGCGGTGAAGGGCGATCAGACCGATAGCACGCCCGCGCCAGCTGCGGCCGCAGCCAAGTCGGCCGGGGCTCCGAAAGCGGCCGCGGCGCCGGCTGCGCCACGCAATCCGCCGACCTCAGCCAACGCCAGCGCCAGCCAGCCGATGTCGCTGGCGCCGCAGGAAGCGCCTGCACCCGTCGCAGGACAAAAGATGGCTGCGACCACGCCGACGCAATTTGCGCCCGCAAGCAGCGGTGCGGGAGGTGGTTACGTTGTGCAGGTCTCTTCGCAACAGAGCGAGGAAAGCGCCCACGCGTCCTACCGGGTACTTCAGAGCAAGTATGGTAGCGTGCTGGGGTCCCGTTCGCCCGTGGTCAAGCGGGTCGATCTCACCGAAAAGGGCAAGGGAATCGTTTATCGCGCCTACGCCGGGCCGTTCGGCTCGCAGGACGAGGCGACGCAGGTTTGCAACAACTTGAAGTCCGCTGGCCTCCCGCAGTGCTTCGTCCAGAGGAATTAG
- the argS gene encoding arginine--tRNA ligase, whose translation MPDTSPSLHLFADVLARVHSACRALAAEANWPEGIDFSRVVVEPPRDASHGDMATNAAMVLAKEAKSKPRDLAEQIAERLRADALIAKVDVAGPGFINLALKPSAWAEALRTLLREGASYGRLSGRGKVNVEYVSANPTGPMHVGHCRGAVFGDALASLLDFAGHDVTREYYINDAGAQVDVLARSAFLRYREALGEDIGPIPDGLYPGDYLKPVGEALAKEHGDKLRTMSEAEWLPTVRAKSIAMMMDEIKDDLAALNIRHDVFFSERSLIESGNNKVAETIDFLRAKGDIYEGRLPPPKGAPVEDWEDREQLLFRATAYGDDVDRPLIKSDNSYTYFASDIAYHKNKFDRGFADMIDVWGADHGGYIKRMQAAVKAVTATKAALDVKIVQLVKLLRNGEPVKMSKRAGDFVTLREVVDEVGRDAVRFMMLYRKNDAVLDFDLGKVIEQSRDNPVFYVQYGHARGHSIFRNARAEVFPELPERADARIAWLLDSALERLSDPVELDLLRRLAIYPRTVEAAASAHEPHRIAFYLYDLASEFHALWTKGRDLPYLRFIINNDAQLTKARLAMVQGVVSVLASGLAILGVHAPDEMR comes from the coding sequence ATGCCCGACACATCCCCATCGCTGCATCTTTTCGCCGACGTGCTCGCGCGCGTGCACTCCGCCTGCCGCGCGCTCGCGGCGGAAGCCAACTGGCCGGAAGGCATCGATTTCTCGCGCGTGGTGGTCGAGCCGCCGCGCGATGCCTCCCATGGCGACATGGCGACCAACGCCGCGATGGTGCTGGCGAAAGAGGCCAAGTCGAAGCCGCGCGATCTCGCCGAGCAGATCGCCGAGCGGCTGCGCGCCGACGCGCTAATCGCCAAGGTCGATGTGGCCGGACCCGGATTCATCAACCTGGCGCTCAAGCCGTCTGCCTGGGCGGAAGCGCTGCGCACCTTGCTGCGCGAGGGGGCCAGCTATGGCCGCCTGAGCGGGCGCGGGAAGGTCAATGTCGAATACGTCTCGGCGAACCCGACCGGGCCGATGCATGTCGGCCATTGCCGCGGCGCCGTGTTTGGCGATGCGCTGGCGAGCCTGCTCGACTTCGCCGGCCACGACGTCACGCGCGAGTACTATATCAACGACGCTGGCGCGCAGGTCGACGTGCTCGCCCGTTCCGCGTTCCTCAGGTATCGCGAGGCGCTCGGCGAGGACATCGGTCCGATCCCTGACGGCCTCTATCCCGGCGACTATCTCAAGCCGGTCGGCGAGGCGCTGGCGAAGGAGCACGGCGACAAGCTGCGCACGATGAGTGAAGCCGAATGGCTTCCGACCGTCCGGGCAAAATCGATTGCGATGATGATGGACGAGATCAAGGACGATCTCGCCGCCCTCAACATTCGCCACGACGTGTTCTTCTCCGAACGCTCGCTGATCGAGAGCGGCAACAACAAGGTCGCCGAGACCATCGATTTCCTGCGGGCCAAGGGCGATATTTACGAGGGCCGCCTCCCGCCGCCGAAGGGCGCGCCGGTCGAGGACTGGGAAGACCGCGAGCAACTCCTATTCCGCGCCACCGCCTATGGCGATGACGTCGATCGTCCGCTGATCAAGTCGGACAATTCCTATACCTATTTCGCGTCCGACATCGCCTATCACAAGAACAAGTTCGACCGCGGCTTCGCCGACATGATCGACGTGTGGGGCGCCGACCATGGCGGCTACATCAAGCGCATGCAGGCGGCGGTGAAGGCGGTCACCGCCACCAAGGCTGCGCTCGACGTCAAGATCGTCCAGCTCGTGAAGCTCCTGCGTAACGGCGAGCCGGTCAAAATGTCCAAGCGCGCCGGTGACTTCGTCACCTTGCGTGAGGTGGTGGATGAAGTTGGCCGCGACGCCGTCCGCTTCATGATGCTCTACCGCAAGAACGACGCGGTGCTCGATTTCGACCTCGGCAAGGTCATCGAGCAGTCGCGCGACAACCCGGTATTTTACGTCCAGTACGGCCACGCCCGCGGCCACTCGATCTTCCGCAACGCAAGGGCGGAGGTATTTCCAGAACTGCCCGAGAGGGCCGACGCGCGAATCGCGTGGCTGCTCGACTCGGCGCTTGAACGGCTGTCCGACCCGGTGGAACTCGATTTATTACGGCGTCTCGCAATTTATCCGCGGACCGTCGAAGCGGCCGCCAGCGCCCACGAGCCGCACCGGATTGCCTTTTATCTCTATGATTTAGCCAGCGAATTTCATGCACTTTGGACGAAGGGGCGCGATCTGCCCTATTTACGCTTCATTATCAATAATGATGCACAGCTTACAAAGGCGCGATTGGCAATGGTCCAGGGCGTCGTCTCGGTCCTGGCATCGGGCCTCGCCATTCTCGGCGTCCATGCCCCGGACGAGATGCGGTAG
- a CDS encoding deoxyguanosinetriphosphate triphosphohydrolase, with protein sequence MSVGMAAPRAPYACDPDRSRGRLVTEPPSRTRSPFRRDCDRVIHSTAFRRLKYKTQVFVFHEGDHYRTRLTHSLEVAQIARALARQLGLDEDLTETLALAHDLGHPPFGHAGERALDACLKNHGGFDHNAQTLRVVTAVEHRYPEFDGLNLTWESLEGIVKHNGPLTDRGGAPVGRYREHGIPVGIADYVKTYDLELWSFASLEAQVAAIADDIAYDAHDIDDGLRAGLFAVDDLNAIPLMAEIIAEIGAHYPNLDQDRRGAELVRELISHLIGAVFAEARANLAAIEPQSAQDVRQQSRAMIAFPPAMAGEEAAIKTFLYQHMYRHKRVMRVMGEAEQILFDLFAKYQASPGELPPEWLAGAEADDEAARARRIGNFIAGMTDRFALTEHQRLFDSTPDLR encoded by the coding sequence GTGTCCGTCGGAATGGCTGCCCCCCGCGCGCCCTATGCCTGCGATCCCGATCGCAGCCGCGGCCGGCTGGTCACGGAGCCGCCGAGCCGCACCCGCAGCCCGTTCCGGCGCGATTGCGACCGGGTGATCCATTCCACCGCCTTCCGTCGCCTCAAGTACAAGACCCAGGTGTTCGTGTTCCATGAAGGCGACCACTACCGTACCCGCCTGACCCATTCGCTGGAAGTCGCGCAGATCGCCCGCGCGCTGGCCCGGCAGCTCGGGCTGGACGAGGACCTCACCGAGACGCTGGCGCTCGCGCATGATCTCGGCCATCCGCCCTTTGGCCACGCCGGCGAGCGGGCGCTCGATGCCTGCCTGAAGAACCATGGCGGCTTCGACCACAATGCCCAGACCTTGCGCGTCGTCACGGCGGTCGAGCACCGCTATCCCGAATTCGACGGCCTCAACCTGACCTGGGAGTCGCTCGAGGGCATCGTCAAGCACAACGGCCCGCTGACCGATCGCGGCGGCGCGCCGGTCGGACGCTATCGCGAGCACGGTATTCCGGTCGGCATCGCCGATTACGTCAAGACATACGACCTGGAGCTCTGGAGCTTTGCCTCGCTGGAGGCGCAGGTCGCGGCGATCGCCGACGACATCGCCTACGATGCCCACGACATCGACGACGGCCTGCGTGCAGGACTGTTTGCGGTCGATGATCTCAACGCGATCCCACTGATGGCCGAGATCATCGCCGAGATCGGTGCGCACTACCCGAACCTCGATCAAGACCGGCGCGGAGCCGAGCTGGTCCGCGAGCTGATCTCGCATCTGATCGGCGCGGTCTTCGCCGAGGCGAGGGCGAACCTTGCGGCGATCGAGCCGCAATCGGCCCAGGACGTGCGCCAGCAAAGCCGGGCGATGATCGCCTTCCCGCCGGCGATGGCGGGGGAGGAGGCCGCCATCAAGACCTTCCTCTATCAGCACATGTACCGCCACAAGCGGGTGATGCGGGTGATGGGGGAGGCGGAACAGATCCTGTTCGACCTGTTCGCGAAGTACCAGGCCTCGCCCGGCGAGCTGCCGCCGGAATGGCTGGCGGGGGCGGAGGCTGACGACGAGGCCGCCAGGGCCCGCCGGATCGGCAATTTCATTGCCGGAATGACCGACCGTTTCGCCCTCACCGAGCACCAGCGGCTCTTTGACTCGACCCCGGATTTGCGTTAG
- the erpA gene encoding iron-sulfur cluster insertion protein ErpA — protein sequence MTTAVTISDRAARRIGEILKGEGTGAMLRISVEGGGCSGFQYKFDIERDRTDDDLVIERDNAIVLVDSASQPFLAGSEVDFVDDLIGASFRVNNPNATASCGCGTSFSI from the coding sequence ATGACGACTGCCGTGACCATCAGCGACCGGGCCGCGCGCCGGATCGGGGAGATCCTCAAGGGTGAAGGCACTGGCGCAATGCTGCGGATCTCGGTCGAGGGCGGCGGCTGCTCCGGCTTCCAGTACAAGTTCGACATCGAGCGTGACCGCACCGACGACGATCTCGTCATCGAGCGCGACAATGCGATCGTGCTGGTGGACTCGGCGTCGCAGCCGTTCCTGGCGGGCTCCGAGGTCGACTTCGTCGATGACCTGATCGGCGCGTCCTTCCGCGTCAACAATCCCAACGCCACCGCGTCCTGCGGCTGCGGCACGAGCTTCTCGATCTAG
- a CDS encoding ATP-binding protein — protein MGWHGNSPDTNEARNGLIGAFLYWLGGFEIEDGLTADLSEREMRRIRAKQVDAVTQLIPVTMAVNMLTVAIVLILFWGRGWNGFLVVWGLTLAAVAEVALRAWRRSHVNPPQEASPRATRQMMRQAFFLAAVWGTLPLALFSKVGPTSQLILACLMVGTIAGGAFTLSTFPRAGLVYLATITLACAGALLLCGSGPYLVTAVFLLLFAFFMARNIVSQGNLFLGNLKAQGALERQTEIISLLLKEFQENASDWLWQTDAEGHLVHVPERFAAVAQMPLPLLQGAHFADVLDMLCPEDMSTAYNIIGLMEQSEPMHEMSIKVVAGGEARLWSLTAKPSYDRDGQFLGYRGFGRDVTERWRAEKAEAESRAKSNFLAVMSHEIRTPMNGVLGLASMLLETSLDPEQREAVTTIRESGDNLQRILNDILDLSKLEAGRFEFEAIDFSPQALVEAVASVVRASAKAKGLTVKVALDQNVPPALRGDVARIRQVLLNLASNAVKFTDAGDVTISATCQARRDLLATVEWTVTDSGIGIASEKVGQLFADFAQADASISRRFGGTGLGLAISRRIIEQMGGTIGVSSAPGEGSTFRFALVLPWSHALVSDREADRNEADDLKSRIVALDRPLKVLVAEDDAVNRMVVSKMLGEFDVDLRVAADGVEAVEAAADGDYDVVLMDVRMLEMDGLAATRAIRAPGGRFAALPIIALTANAFPEDVKICREAGMSDFLAKPLRKPALVTALLRALDHMAGSDAPLQPEQEPPAVGMLHSGI, from the coding sequence ATGGGATGGCACGGCAATTCCCCAGATACCAATGAGGCGCGCAATGGCCTGATCGGCGCGTTCCTCTATTGGCTCGGCGGCTTCGAGATCGAGGACGGCCTGACGGCCGATCTCAGCGAGCGCGAGATGCGCCGCATCCGGGCCAAGCAAGTCGACGCGGTCACCCAACTGATCCCGGTGACCATGGCCGTGAACATGCTCACGGTCGCCATCGTGCTGATCCTGTTCTGGGGCAGGGGCTGGAACGGCTTCCTCGTCGTCTGGGGCCTGACGCTCGCGGCCGTTGCCGAAGTGGCGTTGCGCGCGTGGCGGCGCTCCCACGTCAATCCGCCCCAGGAGGCCTCACCGCGTGCCACGCGGCAGATGATGCGGCAGGCGTTTTTCCTCGCGGCGGTCTGGGGCACGCTGCCGCTTGCGCTGTTCAGCAAGGTCGGGCCGACCAGCCAGCTGATCCTGGCCTGCTTGATGGTCGGGACGATCGCGGGCGGCGCCTTCACGCTCTCGACCTTCCCGCGCGCGGGCCTCGTCTATCTCGCCACCATCACGCTCGCCTGCGCCGGTGCGCTGTTGTTGTGCGGCAGCGGGCCATATCTTGTGACCGCGGTATTCCTGCTGCTGTTCGCGTTCTTCATGGCGCGCAACATTGTCTCGCAAGGCAATCTGTTCCTCGGCAATCTCAAGGCGCAGGGCGCGCTCGAGCGGCAGACCGAGATTATCTCGCTTTTGCTGAAGGAGTTTCAGGAGAACGCCAGCGACTGGCTATGGCAGACCGATGCCGAGGGCCACCTCGTGCACGTGCCCGAGCGCTTCGCGGCGGTTGCCCAGATGCCGCTACCACTGCTGCAAGGCGCGCATTTCGCCGACGTGCTCGACATGCTCTGTCCCGAGGACATGAGCACCGCCTACAACATCATCGGACTGATGGAGCAGAGCGAGCCGATGCACGAGATGAGCATCAAGGTCGTCGCTGGCGGCGAGGCGCGGCTGTGGTCGCTGACGGCAAAGCCGTCATACGATCGCGACGGCCAGTTCCTCGGCTATCGCGGCTTTGGCCGCGACGTTACCGAGCGCTGGCGCGCGGAAAAGGCCGAGGCCGAAAGCAGGGCGAAATCGAATTTCCTCGCCGTGATGAGCCACGAGATCCGCACGCCCATGAACGGTGTGCTCGGGCTTGCGAGCATGCTGCTCGAGACCTCGCTCGATCCGGAGCAGCGCGAGGCCGTGACCACGATCCGCGAGTCCGGCGACAATCTCCAGCGCATCCTCAACGACATCCTCGATCTTTCCAAGCTGGAAGCCGGCCGTTTCGAGTTCGAGGCGATCGATTTCTCGCCGCAGGCGCTGGTCGAGGCGGTTGCCAGCGTCGTGCGCGCCAGTGCCAAGGCCAAGGGCCTCACGGTGAAGGTCGCGCTCGATCAGAACGTGCCGCCGGCGCTGCGCGGCGACGTCGCACGGATCAGGCAGGTGCTGCTCAATCTCGCCTCAAACGCCGTGAAGTTCACCGATGCGGGCGATGTGACGATATCAGCCACCTGCCAGGCGCGCCGCGACCTGCTCGCGACCGTCGAGTGGACCGTGACCGACAGCGGCATCGGCATTGCGTCCGAGAAGGTCGGTCAGCTCTTCGCCGATTTCGCTCAGGCCGATGCTTCGATCAGCCGACGCTTCGGCGGCACGGGGCTGGGCCTGGCGATCTCCCGGCGCATCATCGAGCAAATGGGCGGCACGATCGGCGTCAGTTCTGCGCCGGGCGAGGGCTCGACCTTCCGCTTCGCTCTGGTGCTGCCGTGGAGCCATGCGCTGGTGTCCGACCGAGAGGCTGATCGCAACGAAGCCGATGATCTCAAGTCCCGCATCGTAGCGCTCGATCGGCCGCTGAAGGTGCTGGTGGCGGAGGATGACGCCGTCAACCGCATGGTCGTGAGCAAGATGCTCGGCGAATTCGACGTCGACCTGCGCGTCGCGGCCGACGGCGTCGAAGCGGTCGAGGCTGCCGCGGACGGCGACTATGACGTGGTGCTGATGGACGTGCGCATGCTGGAGATGGACGGCCTTGCCGCGACGAGGGCGATCCGCGCACCAGGCGGTCGCTTCGCCGCCCTGCCGATCATCGCGCTGACCGCCAATGCTTTTCCGGAGGACGTCAAGATCTGCCGTGAGGCCGGGATGTCGGACTTTTTGGCGAAACCCTTGCGCAAGCCGGCGCTGGTCACGGCATTGCTGCGTGCGCTGGATCACATGGCTGGAAGCGATGCACCACTACAACCGGAGCAGGAACCGCCAGCAGTGGGGATGCTGCATTCTGGCATTTGA
- the xth gene encoding exodeoxyribonuclease III: protein MTIRIATWNVNSVRQRIEHLMTWLKECSPDIVCLQEIKCVDEAFPRLEIEALGYNVVTHGQKTFNGVALLSKLKFDETKSGLAGDDEDAHARFLEGVVTLKQGVLRIACLYLPNGNPVGTEKYPYKLKWMSRLLEYSKERLKAEEPLILAGDFNVIPAARDVHNPAAWTEDALFKVETRESFQSLLGLGLTDALRAVSDESGLYTFWDYQAGAWQKNQGLRIDHLLMSPQASDKLANVGIDSYVRGWEKPSDHVPVWADLDLEAA from the coding sequence ATGACGATCCGCATCGCCACCTGGAACGTGAATTCGGTCCGGCAGCGGATCGAGCATCTCATGACCTGGCTGAAGGAGTGCTCGCCCGACATCGTCTGCCTCCAGGAGATCAAATGCGTCGACGAGGCATTCCCGCGGCTGGAGATCGAGGCGCTCGGCTACAACGTCGTCACCCATGGGCAGAAGACGTTCAACGGCGTGGCGCTGCTGTCCAAACTCAAGTTCGACGAGACCAAGTCGGGGCTTGCCGGCGATGACGAGGACGCGCACGCCCGCTTTCTCGAAGGCGTGGTCACGCTGAAGCAGGGCGTCTTGCGGATCGCCTGCCTCTATCTGCCCAATGGCAATCCTGTCGGGACTGAGAAATATCCCTATAAACTCAAGTGGATGTCGCGGCTTCTTGAGTATTCGAAGGAGCGTCTCAAGGCCGAGGAGCCGTTGATCCTCGCCGGCGATTTCAACGTCATCCCCGCCGCCCGCGACGTCCACAATCCCGCGGCCTGGACCGAAGATGCCCTGTTCAAGGTCGAGACGCGCGAGAGTTTTCAATCCTTGCTCGGCCTGGGACTCACCGATGCGCTCCGGGCGGTGAGCGACGAGTCCGGGCTCTACACCTTCTGGGACTACCAGGCGGGCGCCTGGCAGAAGAACCAGGGCTTGCGGATCGACCATCTCCTGATGTCGCCGCAGGCGAGCGACAAGCTCGCCAATGTCGGCATCGACAGCTATGTGCGCGGCTGGGAGAAGCCGTCGGACCACGTGCCGGTGTGGGCGGATCTGGATCTGGAGGCAGCCTAG